From a region of the Oligoflexus sp. genome:
- a CDS encoding SDR family NAD(P)-dependent oxidoreductase translates to MQTLYDEKHANGKLQGKIVLITGDDLDKGRDVAIFFAREGADIIINYKPQEQKEAIDFLRYIRAEGRRCFMIPGNLQDIAASKTLIEKSLKPFGRIDILINNQSKNAHAPFPEEEQGVRV, encoded by the coding sequence ATGCAAACCCTATACGATGAAAAACACGCGAACGGAAAACTGCAGGGAAAAATCGTACTGATTACCGGCGATGACTTGGACAAGGGGCGCGACGTCGCCATCTTTTTCGCTCGGGAAGGCGCCGATATCATTATCAACTACAAGCCCCAGGAACAGAAAGAGGCCATCGACTTTTTGCGCTACATTCGCGCAGAAGGACGGCGCTGTTTCATGATCCCAGGGAATCTACAGGATATCGCGGCCAGCAAAACACTGATCGAGAAATCGCTGAAGCCGTTTGGGCGAATTGATATCCTCATCAACAATCAGTCGAAGAACGCACACGCCCCGTTCCCAGAAGAAGAACAGGGTGTGCGTGTCTAG
- a CDS encoding HdeD family acid-resistance protein, with product MIEYFDKNWWLWSLRGVIALLFGVAALNLANPTITAMVLLFSGFMFADGIFALLTLFARRTEERWSWTVVFEGITGIVAAIAACIIPNMSVLILLAVIGVWAITSGILKMSVAVRCSKASCVPGSFLFGLAGLGAIILGFTATFFPAFSYVSISWMVGAYAVLLGIVMLMEGLRLKRFYRVFDVKKVHLQIQHPYYPA from the coding sequence ATGATCGAATACTTTGATAAGAACTGGTGGTTATGGTCACTGCGCGGCGTCATCGCCCTGCTCTTCGGCGTCGCCGCCTTGAACCTTGCGAATCCCACCATCACGGCTATGGTCCTGCTTTTTTCCGGCTTCATGTTTGCTGACGGCATCTTCGCCCTCCTGACCCTTTTTGCCAGGCGAACCGAGGAACGCTGGTCGTGGACCGTGGTCTTCGAAGGCATCACGGGCATCGTCGCGGCGATCGCGGCCTGCATTATTCCCAATATGAGCGTTCTGATTCTTCTGGCCGTCATCGGCGTCTGGGCCATCACCAGCGGCATCTTGAAAATGAGCGTCGCCGTGCGCTGCAGCAAAGCCAGCTGCGTGCCGGGGTCCTTTCTCTTCGGGCTGGCCGGGCTCGGGGCCATCATCCTGGGCTTCACCGCGACTTTTTTCCCAGCATTCTCGTATGTGAGCATCTCCTGGATGGTAGGGGCCTACGCCGTGCTCCTCGGCATCGTCATGCTCATGGAAGGCCTGCGGCTGAAACGCTTCTATCGCGTCTTCGACGTGAAGAAGGTGCATCTGCAGATCCAGCACCCATATTATCCTGCGTGA